From Lonchura striata isolate bLonStr1 chromosome 3, bLonStr1.mat, whole genome shotgun sequence, one genomic window encodes:
- the PLEK gene encoding pleckstrin, protein MEREPMRIREGYLVKKGSMFNTWKPMWVVLLEDGIEFYKRKADNSPKGMIPLKGSSIHSPCQDFGKRMFVFKLTVAKQQDHFFQAAYLEERDAWVRDIKKAIHHIDGGQRFARKSTRKSIRLPETINLSALYLSMKDPENGIKALKLEKDKRVFNHCFTGTGVIDWLVSSSSVRNRREGLLLASSLLSEGYLQPAGDTSKAAAEGLSDTPFLDLSDAYYYFPDSGFFCEGYSSDDDVVLKEEFRGTIVKQGCLLKQGHRRKNWKVRKFVLRDDPAYLHYYDPAGGEEPLGAIHLRGCVVTAVEDMPDTKKHDADNILFEIITANEIHYYLQAASSTERTEWIKAIQSVSRTGK, encoded by the exons ATGGAGCGAGAGCCGATGCGCATAAGGGAGGGATACTTGGTTAAGAAG GGCAGCATGTTTAATACCTGGAAGCCAATGTGGGTTGTGCTCTTAGAAGATGGAATTGAATTCTACAAGCGGAAGGCTGATAACAGTCCCAAAGGGATGATCCCACTAAAAGGAAGCTCTATTCACAGCCCATGCCAAGATTTTGGGAAAAGAATG TTTGTCTTCAAGCTCACTGTGGCCAAGCAGCAGGACCACTTTTTTCAAGCTGCCTACCTGGAGGAGAGAGATGCCTGGGTGCGGGATATCAAGAAAGCAATTCATCACATAGATGGAGGCCAAAGGTTTGCCAGAAAATCCACGAGGAAGTCCATCAGATTGCCTGAAACAATCAATCTGAG TGCTTTGTACCTCTCCATGAAAGAtcctgaaaatggaataaaggCCTTGAAGCtggaaaaagataaaagagtGTTCAATCACTGCTTTACAG GCACCGGTGTGATTGACTGGCTGgtgtccagcagctctgtccgAAATCGCAGAGAAGGTCTCCTGCTTGCCTCTTCCCTCTTGAGTGAAGGCTACCTGCAGCCTGCTGGGGACACGTCcaaggcagctgctgagggacTGTCAGACACCCCCTTCCTGGACCTCAGTGATGCCTACTATTACTTT CCAGACAGTGGATTTTTCTGTGAGGGATACTCCAGTGATGATGATGTGGTCCTAAAAGAAGAATTCAGAGGCACAATTGTCAAACAAGGATGTTTGCTGAAACAG GGACATCGGAGGAAGAACTGGAAAGTGAGAAAGTTCGTTTTAAGAGATGATCCTGCATATCTTCACTACTATGATCCTGCTGGA GGAGAAGAACCACTGGGAGCAATTCACTTGAGAGGCTGCGTGGTGACAGCAGTGGAAGATATGCCAGACA CCAAGAAGCATGATGCTGACAACATCCTCTTTGAAATCATCACAGCAAATGAAATCCACTATTACTTGCAAGCAGCCTCATCCACAGAGCGTACAGAGTGGATCAAAGCAATCCAGTCAGTTTCTAGGACTGGTAAATGA